A window of Plasmodium malariae genome assembly, chromosome: 5 contains these coding sequences:
- the PmUG01_05035100 gene encoding conserved Plasmodium protein, unknown function, whose amino-acid sequence MNMSEVKSSSIYSSKKSFSYDRELSSTTYQITKNRDEIIKNKVYCPIELKNVYRLLEDSDQLLKNKGYSSEELIAHKNKINEFMLLCANYKVNINNPNKHELKKTYNSIEQNMQYLNKHIETARKDSILLKKKLKKSTDPLFLSTLEQKNKQVCLDIENKKKEIKLLKDSIRKNEKLLDSNKKKPNKIALEKEYKNLLSQQSTLCSRLIQLQNGNKLYEENICKIDTQFEEIKRKMSELKIDIKKEDENFVNAENEVSKENLEKKIFTLNTKRDELKKEKNSIINNLTITLGKLKKQIANLESEKINLLNEEKSNIDKLQILKRTLINAKIGKSNKSEARSRHVPRKNVTDKREDNISEITKRDGAKRDDEKWDDTQCVNAKFLNARKKKVKENLVINPKYAQEKDFIEGLLEEKDAYPFSEGDEEEDEKEKENENEEVEHEHEHEHVGEPDTHSKKYTEELLNRPVKYSTSKKLNKNNGSEKQKKKKEIFLPIFEEDILLKLQQKVNEKLNRDEDEDIHAEEALEGVQKKADSIAETNEQLRKNEDKYPEKEANKYTEWEANKYTEWEANKYTEWEANKYTEWEANKYTDVEPKEYAEGSKNWKDHDDMHDLSNDIPLEVLEIQDITAKEEDVQDQICNDRIEGVTGAPRKGVHLELHTGEVNVVPSDTVNDEVNDEVNDAVSDAVSDAVRDAVSDIPNVVPSDVVSDVSNGAICYVSNGAISYVPNGAISYVPNGSISYVLNGAISCVPKGTISDVPNEVVSDVVSNVANDSASNSASDISNIAPNDKVSYEYNNMHDAVHEEDNIDVHKKTKENKINLKNKNNNTISQKNNNYEIQNEFNKFTQNNGKQQNDQRQKNSETWKNDGKQQNNEALQRSEMSEVKEGTHDKEIHPFNEGHSLHDIQEGNEMHNVYKEHKDEETEEGSEIHKSIEIYGVCERKDSKKNQVGIESKEIDDTQEINKTQENYETHEANEIHECHFTKEIHKIQEGSQVHEIYETKGNDHVQDVQKVQEYHQNEEPLDETDIKEKLKTAGL is encoded by the exons atgaatatgtcTGAAGTAAAATCGTCTTCGATTTACTCTTCAAAAAAGAGTTTTTCATACGATAGAGAATTATCATCTACAA CCTATCAAATAACAAAAAACAGagatgaaataataaaaaataaagtgtaCTGTCCTATTGAGctaaaaaatgtgtatagGCTTCTAGAGGATAGCGACCAATTATTGAAGAAT AAAGGATACAGCTCGGAAGAGCTAATTGCgcataaaaacaaaataaatgagtTTATGCTTTTGTGTGCAAATTACAAAGTTAATATTAACAATCCAAATAAACATGAGCTAAAAAAGACATACAACTCCATTGAGCAGAATATGCAGTATTTAAATAAGCATATAGAGACAGCTAGAAAGGATAgcattcttttaaaaaaaaagctaaaaaAATCTACAGATCCCTTATTTCTTTCTACcttagaacaaaaaaataaacaagttTGTTtagatatagaaaataaaaagaaagagatcaaacttttaaaagatagcataaggaaaaatgaaaaactgCTGGactcaaataaaaaaaagccGAACAAAATTGCCTTAGAAAAGGAGTATAAAAACTTGTTGAGTCAGCAATCAACCTTATGTTCTCGGTTGATACAACTCCAGAACGGAAATAAGCTGTACGAGGAAAATATTTGCAA AATAGATACCCAGTTTgaggaaataaaaaggaaaatgagCGAGCTGAAGATAGATATAAAGAAAGAAGACGAGAACTTTGTAAACGCAGAAAACGAAGTGtcaaaagaaaatttagaaaaaaaaatttttacccttaatacaaaaagagacgaattaaaaaaagaaaaaaatagtatcaTAAACAATTTAACTATTACAttaggaaaattaaaaaaacaaatagcCAACTTGgaaagtgaaaaaataaatttattaaatgaagaaaaaagcaATATAGATAAACtgcaaattttaaaaaggacGTTAATAAACGCAAAAATAGGGAAAAGCAATAAAAGTGAAGCTAGGTCAAGGCATGTACCTAGAAAAAACGTTACAGATAAAAGGGAAGATAACATTAGTGAGATTACGAAAAGGGATGGCGCAAAGAGAGATGACGAAAAATGGGACGACACACAATGTGTTAATGCAAAATTCCTTAATGCACGCAAAAAGAAAGTTAAAGAAAACCTCGTAATTAATCCGAAATATGCTCAAGAAAAGGATTTTATCGAAGGATTATTAGAAGAAAAAGATGCCTATCCATTCAGTGAAGGAGACGAAGAAGaagatgaaaaagaaaaagaaaatgaaaatgaagaagtTGAACATGAGCATGAACACGAACACGTAGGTGAACCAGATACTCACTCAAAAAAGTACACAGAAGAACTACTTAACCGACCAGTAAAATATTCCACttccaaaaaattaaacaaaaataatggctccgaaaaacaaaaaaaaaaaaaagaaatttttttgcCCATATTTGAAGAAGACATACTTTTAAAGCTTCAACAAAAAGTGAATGAAAAGTTGAACCGAGATGAAGATGAAGATATACATGCAGAAGAGGCATTGGAAGGAGTACAGAAGAAGGCGGACAGCATAGCAGAGACGAATGAACAGTTGAGAAAAAATGAGGATAAGTACCCGGAGAAGGAAGCGAATAAGTACACGGAGTGGGAAGCGAATAAGTACACGGAGTGGGAAGCGAATAAGTACACGGAGTGGGAAGCGAATAAGTACACGGAGTGGGAAGCGAATAAATACACGGATGTTGAACCAAAGGAATATGCCGAGGGGTCTAAAAATTGGAAAGATCATGATGATATGCATGATTTAAGTAACGACATACCCCTCGAGGTTTTGGAAATACAAGACATTACCGCTAAAGAAGAAGATGTACAAGATCAAATATGCAATGACAGGATTGAAGGGGTAACTGGTGCACCTAGAAAAGGCGTACACCTTGAATTGCACACTGGTGAGGTAAATGTAGTACCAAGTGACACAGTAAATGACGAAGTAAATGACGAAGTAAATGACGCAGTAAGTGACGCAGTAAGTGACGCAGTACGTGACGCAGTAAGTGACATCCCAAATGTAGTACCAAGTGATGTAGTAAGTGACGTCTCAAACGGTGCAATATGTTATGTCTCAAACGGTGCAATAAGTTATGTCCCAAACGGTGCAATAAGTTATGTCCCAAACGGTTCAATAAGTTATGTCTTAAACGGTGCAATAAGTTGTGTCCCCAAAGGTACAATAAGTGATGTACCTAATGAGGTAGTAAGTGACGTAGTAAGTAACGTCGCTAATGACTCAGCTAGTAATTCGGCTAGTGACATATCTAATATCGCCCCTAATGACAAAGTTTCGTATGAGTACAATAACATGCACGATGCTGTACACGAAGAAGATAATATTGACgtacataaaaaaacaaaagaaaataaaataaatttaaaaaataaaaataataatactatatctcaaaaaaataataattatgaaatacAAAATGAATTTAACAAATTCACACAAAATAATGGAAAACAGCAAAATGATCAAAGGCAGAAAAATAGCGAAACGTGGAAAAATGATGGAAAACAACAAAACAACGAAGCGCTACAAAGAAGTGAAATGTCGGAAGTTAAAGAAGGAACACATGATAAAGAAATACATCCTTTTAATGAAGGTCACTCACTGCATGATATTCAAGAAGGCAATGAAATgcataatgtatataaagaACATAAAGATGAGGAAACAGAAGAGGGTTCAGAAATACATAAAAGTATTGAAATCTATGGAGTATGTGAAAGGAAGgattctaaaaaaaatcaagTTGGCATTGAATCAAAGGAGATTGATGATACACAggaaattaataaaacacaagaaaattatgaaacACATGAAGCCAATGAAATACATGAATGCCATTTTACGAAAGAAATACACAAAATACAGGAAGGAAGTCAAGTACATGAAATTTATGAAACAAAAGGAAATGACCATGTACAAGATGTTCAAAAGGTGCAAGAATACCATCAAAATGAAGAACCGCTCGATGAAACAGATATTAAGGAAAAACTTAAGACTGCTGGATTATAA
- the PmUG01_05035000 gene encoding memo-like protein: MANYRKAYHAGSWYSKNDDVLRNKIDLIFKKISFQKQNVKAAICPHAGYDYALETNSHVYACINVENIKSIFILGPNHHIYNKGCLLPQVEKYETPFGFLEINKDIISDIMNNDTNDLYDYIEDMDDEEEHSIEMQLPLIKYIIKDKDIKIIPIYVGCIGNDLKKIDLFCNPLKKYFQNEGNLFLFSSDFCHYGRRFSFTNILQKYDDRYLFKQIENMDKDAASIISRHDIVDFIDYLNKTRNTICGSNPIKIMLFLLQNYSGNVSTKLMHYSQSSQAKNASDSSVSYAGIVSSIN; encoded by the exons atggcAAATTATAGAAAAGCTTATCATGCCGGTTCTTGGTATTCCAAAAAtg ATGATGTGTtgagaaataaaatagatttaatttttaaaaaaataagtttcCAAAAACAAAATGTTAAAGCTGCCATATGCCC tCACGCAGGATATGATTATGCTCTTGAAACAAATTCCCATGTTTATGCTTGTATTAACGTAGAAAATAT AAAGAGCATTTTTATTCTTGGCCCTAATCATCATATTTACAACAAGGGATGTTTGCTTCCACAAGTAGAAAAATACGAAACACCTTTTGGctttttagaaataaataaagaca TTATATCGGACATTATGAACAATGACACAAATGatttatatgattatatCGAGGATATGGATGATGAAGAAGAACATTCAATAGAAATGCAACTacctttaataaaatatataattaaaga caaggacattaaaataatacctATATACGTTGGATGCATAGGAAACGaccttaaaaaaatagactTATTTT gcaatccattaaaaaaatatttccaaaATGAAGGTAACCTGTTTCTGTTTTCGTCTGACTTCTGTCACTATGGACGAAG atttaGCTTTACCAATATACTCCAAAAATACGACGATAGGTACCTTTTCAAACAAATTGAG aATATGGACAAGGATGCTGCTAGTATTATTAGTAGACATGACATAGTAG ATTTTATAgattatttaaacaaaacTCGCAATACGATATGCGGATCGAACCccataaaaattatgctattc CTGCTTCAAAATTATTCAGGAAATGTATCAACAAAATTGATGCATTACTCTCag TCTAGTCAGGCTAAAAACGCGAGCGACTCGTCCGTGTCTTATGCAGGAATTGTATCTTCCATTAATTAA